The Platichthys flesus chromosome 18, fPlaFle2.1, whole genome shotgun sequence genome includes a window with the following:
- the dtl gene encoding denticleless protein homolog yields MLFRSIVDRGVGRRRQNAVPADPWPRLPLSSLLQGFKCVRHDEHISYGNLGDSVPPFGLAFSSAGAQQNILAAANEEGIVRIYNTESRENPLLKEWLAHENAVFDIAWVPGEPQLVTAAGDQMARLWDVKSGDMLGSFKGHLCSLKSVAFAPQEKSVFCTGARDGNIMVWDTRCSKKDGFYRQVKQISGAHNKAETNAPLKIKKRRSSTRGMAPSVDTQQSVTVVLFRDQHTLISSGAVDGVIKQWDLRKNYTAHRQDPTPLQTYPYPGSCMRMRLGYSGLVLDSTGSNVMCNCTDDNIYMFNLNGIKTNPVAVFSGHQNSSFYVKSTISPDDQFLASGSSDNHTYIWKISEPELPPMTLQGHSEEVTSVVWCPTDFTKIASCSDDHTVRIWRLHRETEEVQSSVGEANLVGWARRKTPTRPSVRAETTPAKSQRTEIRPGLVSPRLAACAPSGAALPLSSSTTSPVQTPDPKAAAARQRTPSSIKQWLSSPSRGSPGQATPPLRRALTPCPQSPASSTSPIERRAKRRLETIASAGCEGAEQCDCVTELYPAPKRGRTLAGICCPAQESRSQTDCPAEDKQSSSRQSGKENYSPRGMDWLSAMAQKMRKGQGSPSSPRSPSASKKQEGKTPASPMSRSPQSMKKISTYFRSPTLE; encoded by the exons ATGCTTTTCCGCTCGATCGTTGACAGAGGAGTCGGCAGACGAAGGCAGAACG CCGTCCCTGCAGATCCTTGGCCCCGGCTCCCCCTGAGCTCTCTGCTTCAGGGCTTCAAGTGCGTCCGACATGACGAACACATCTCCTATGGAAACCTGGGGGACTCCGTGCCCCCGTTCGGATTAGCCTTCTCCTCTG CCGGGGCGCAGCAGAACATCCTCGCTGCAGCCAACGAGGAAGGCATCGTGAGGATCTACAACACGGAGAGCAGAGAAAACCCTCTTCTCAAAG AATGGCTGGCTCATGAGAACGCTGTCTTTGACATTGCCTGGGTACCGGGGGAGCCTCAGCTA GTGACGGCTGCAGGAGATCAAATGGCCCGGTTGTGGGACGTGAAGTCGGGGGACATGTTGGGCAGCTTCAAGGGTCACCTCTGCAGCCTCAAGTCTGTTGCATTCGCACCTCAGGAGAAAT CTGTGTTCTGCACTGGAGCCAGAGATGGAAATATTATGGTCTGGGACACGAGGTGCAGCAAAAAAG ATGGTTTCTACAGACAGGTGAAACAGATCAGTGGCGCTCACAACAAAGCAGAGACCAACGCCCCcttgaaaataaagaagagaCGTAGCAGCACTCGGGGCATGGCTCCCAGTGTG GACACCCAGCAGAGTGTCACAGTGGTTTTGTTTCGGGATCAGCACACGCTCATCTCCTCTGGGGCCGTCGATGG AGTGATCAAGCAATGGGATCTGAGAAAGAACTACACTGCTCACCGTCAGGATCCGACTCCACTGCAGACGTACCCGTACCCGGGTTCCTGCATGCGCATGCGCCTCG gttaTTCCGGACTTGTTCTGGACTCCACAGGATCCAATGTGATGTGTAACTGCACTGATGACAATATCTACATGTTCAACCTCAATGGAATAAAGACAAATCCAG TGGCAGTTTTCAGTGGCCACCAGAATTCCTCATTTTATGTCAAGTCCACTATCAGCCCAGACGACCAGTTCTTGGCCAGCGGCTCAAGTGACAATCACACGTACATCTGGAAG ATTTCTGAGCCTGAACTTCCTCCCATGACCCTTCAAGGCCACAGTGAGGAAGTGACCTCAGTCGTGTGGTGTCCCACAGATTTCACTAAG ATTGCTTCCTGTTCGGACGACCACACTGTTCGGATCTGGAGGCTTCACCGGGAAACAGAGGAGGTGCAGTCTTCAGTGGGAGAAGCAAACCTTGTGGGCTGGGCACGTCGGAAAACTCCAACAA GGCCCTCAGTCAGAGCTGAGACGACTCCCGCCAAAAGCCAGAGGACAGAGATTCGTCCAGGCCTCGTGTCGCCCCGGCTCGCTGCCTGTGCTCCGAGTGGAGCCGCCCTGCCTCTGTCCTCCAGCACCACTTCACCTGTCCAGACTCCGGATCcaaaggctgctgctgctcgccaGAGAACGCCATCCTCTATCAAACAGTGGTTATCATCTCCGAGCCGCGGGTCTCCCGGTCAGGCCACCCCTCCTCTCCGCAGGGCTCTGACCCCGTGTCCCCAGAGTCCGGCGAGCAGCACCTCTCCCATCGAGCGACGGGCCAAACGGCGGCTGGAGACCATTGCGTCTGCCGGCTGTGAGGGCGCAGAACAATGTGACTGTGTTACTGAACTTTACCCTGCGCCCAAGAGAGGCCGGACCCTGGCTGGTATCTGCTGTCCTGCTCAAGAGAGCAGGTCACAAACAGACTGTCCCGCAGAGGACAAGCAAAGCTCATCGAGACAGAGTGGAAAAGAGAATTACTCTCCCAGAGGAATGGACTGGCTGTCTGCGATGGCACAAAAGATGAGGAAAGGTCAAGGAAGCCCGAGTAGTCCCAGAAGTCCCAGTGCCTCGAAGAAACAGGAAGGGAAAACACCAGCTTCACCG atGAGTCGCTCGCCGCAAAGCATGAAGAAAATCTCCACTTACTTCAGGAGCCCGACTCTGGAGTGA
- the ints7 gene encoding integrator complex subunit 7, which translates to MSLSTARSFLSEACYGEQELDANSALMELDKGLRSGKLGEQCEAVVLFPKLFQKYPFPILINSAFLKLADIFRLGNNFLRLCVLKVTQQSEKHLEKILNVDEFVKRVFSVIHSNDPVARAITLRMLGSLASIIPERKNAHHSIRQSLDSHDNVEVEAAIYAAASFSAQSKDFAAGICNKVSEMIQGLDTPVELKLKLIPMLQHMHHDASLASSSRELLQHLVNSYPSTPMVIVTLHTFTQLAAFSLFDIPKQLQLLLQYLRDDPRKAVKRLAINDLKLLAKKAPHLWIRENTQTLCECALTSPYDSLKLGMLSVLSTLSGTIAIKQYFSNLTAGSSVLPSLTDLVKLAQECCYHSNLAVAAHGVIVLSNISISCPEKDIVQLEQDTVLGVESLLMLCSQDSSPSAQATLKTALTSLVKMLKSRPHLSQSAVEFLLGQLHLSCDSSRVLMCHALAAIATHLPVLGDGMLGDLVDLYRVASHSSTDKQQELLVSLATVIFVASQSSLSADVKTVIKQQLENVANGWTVYRIARQASRMGCHEFSSELYQSLRTRVASEHFYFWLNSLKEFSQAEQCLCHVEDGDYSGAMTAIAEALRSYQKGIASLTAASTPLSPLTFQCEFIKLRIDTLQALSQLICTCNSLKTSPPPAIATTIAQTSGNDLQRCGRISLQMKVCMDEFRSLAARYADLHQSSFDADYTTLRNVELQQQSCLLVSHVIEALILDPQAASFQEYGTLGSVQTESEYERRMMSVFNHVLEEVEGLTKKHPPVSYLHTGCLCDAVIGLLKVPLSFQRYFFQKLQSTSIKLALSPSPRTPTEPIPVQNNQQLTLKVEGVVQHGSTPGLFRKIQSVCLNVTSVLQSKTGPEYKIALDTKTNEIEQRVEPHNDYFSTQFLLNFSILGTHTVTVEASVVDESGTEWKTGPKTTVSVKSLEDPYSQQLRHLQQQQQQQQQPPPPPIAPPPAPQRAAYSRF; encoded by the exons ATGTCACTTTCCACCGCTCGCTCGTTCCTGTCCGAGGCCTGCTATGGCGAACAGGAGCTGGACGCTAACTCCGCTCTCATGGAGCTGGACAAAG GTCTGCGGTCAGGGAAGCTGGGGGAGCAGTGCGAGGCCGTGGTCCTCTTCCCCAAACTCTTCCAGAAGTATCCGTTCCCCATCCTCATCAACTCCGCCTTCCTCAAGCTGGCAGACATCTTCAGACTCGG GAACAACTTCCTGCGCCTGTGTGTCCTGAAGGTAACGCAGCAGAGTGAGAAACACTTGGAGAAGATCCTCAATGTGGACGAATTTGTTAAAAGGGTGTTTTCCGTCATCCACAGCAATGACCCCGTGGCCAGAGCCATCACGCTGAG GATGCTTGGTAGTTTGGCCTCCATCATCCCTGAGAGGAAGAACGCCCACCACAGTATTCGCCAGAGTCTGGACTCTCATGACAACGTAGAGGTGGAGGCGGCCATATACGCTGCTGCAAGCTTCTCTGCACAGTCAAA AGACTTTGCAGCTGGGATCTGCAACAAAGTCAGTGAGATGATTCAAG GTTTGGACACTCCAgtggagctgaagctgaagctgaTTCCGATGCTGCAGCACATGCACCATGATGCCAGCCTGGCGtccagcagcagagagctgctgcagcacctggTCAACTCGTATCCCTCCACCCCCATGGTCATCGTCACCCTGCACACCTTCACCCAGCTGGCTGCCTTCTCCCTCTTTGATATCCCTAAGCAG TTGCAGCTCCTCCTACAGTACCTGAGAGACGACCCGAGAAAAGCTGTGAAGAGACTCGCGATCAACGATCTAAAGCTTTTGGCTAAGAAGGCTCCTCATCTTTGGATCAGAGAAAACACTCAG ACTCTGTGCGAGTGCGCCCTGACGAGCCCTTACGACAGCTTGAAGCTGGGGATGTTGTCTGTTCTCTCCACCCTCTCTGGAACCATCGCAATCAAGCAGTACTTCAGTAACCTGACGG CTGGCTCTTCGGTTCTCCCATCGCTCACTGACCTGGTTAAACTGGCGCAAGAATGCTGTTACCACAGCAACCTGGCAGTGGCTGCTCACGGGGTCATTGTGCTTTCCAACATCTCCATCTCCTGTCCAGAGAAAG acatagtgcagctggagcaggacaCCGTTTTGGGAGTGGAGTCTCTTCTGATGCTGTGCAGTCAGGACAGCAGCCCCAGTGCCCAGGCCACACTCAAA ACGGCCCTCACCTCATTGGTCAAGATGCTGAAGAGTCGTCCCCATCTCAGCCAGTCGGCCGTGGAGTTTCTGCTTGGTCAGCTCCATTTATCCTGCGACTCCTCCCGCGTCCTCATGTGCCACGCTCTGGCGGCCATCGCCACCCACCTGCCGGTGCTGGGCGACGGCATGCTGGGAGATCTGGTGGACCTGTACAGAGTGGCCAGTCACTCCTCCACCGACAAGCAGCAAGAGCTTCTG GTGTCCTTGGCCACCGTGATTTTTGTTGCCAGCCAGTCGTCTTTATCAGCCGACGTGAAGACGGtcatcaaacagcagctggagaaTGTGGCTAATGGCTGGACGGTGTACCGCATCGCACGCCAAGCCTCACGCATG GGCTGCCATGAGTTCTCCAGCGAGCTGTACCAGAGTCTGCGGACCCGTGTGGCATCGGAGCACTTCTACTTTTGGCTGAACAGCCTGAAGGAGTTCTCGCAGGCCGAGCAGTGCCTGTGCCACGTGGAGGACGGCGACTACAGCGGAGCCATGACCGCCATCGCCGAGGCCCTGCGCTCCTACCAGAAGGGCATCGCCTCCCTCACA GCTGCCAGCACTCCGCTGAGCCCGCTCACATTCCAGTGTGAGTTCATTAAGCTGCGGATTGACACTCTGCAAGCCCTGTCGCAGCTCATCTGCACGTGCAACAGCCTGAAGACCAGCCCTCCTCCGGCCATCGCCACCACCATCGCTCAAACCTCAGGCAACGACCTGCAGCGCTGCGGCCGCATCTCCTTACAG ATGAAAGTGTGCATGGACGAGTTCAGAAGTCTGGCAGCGCGCTATGCAGACTTACACCAGTCCTCCTTCGACGCAGACTACACCACGCTTCGCAATGTGGAGCT ACAACAACAGAGCTGTTTGCTTGTTTCACATGTGATAGAAGCTTTGATTCTGGACCCACAGGCAGCCAG TTTTCAGGAGTACGGCACCCTGGGGTCCGTGCAGACAGAGAGCGAGTACGAGCGACGGATGATGTCGGTGTTCAACCACgtgctggaggaagtggagggccTCACAAAGAAACACCCTCCAGTGTCATACCTG CACACAGGTTGTCTCTGTGATGCTGTCATAGGTCTGCTCAAGGTCCCACTGTCCTTCCAGAGGTACTTCTTCCAAAAGCTCCAGTCAACAAGCATTAAG ctcgctctctctccatcccctcgCACACCGACTGAACCGATCCCAGTGCAGAACAACCAGCAGCTGACTCTTAAAGTGGAGGGCGTAGTCCAGCACGGTTCCACTCCAGGACTCTTCAGGAAGATCCAGTCCGTCTGTCTCAACGTCACTTCAGTCCTCCAGAGCAAGACGGGCCCGGAGTACAAG ATCGCACTTGACACTAAAACCAATGAGATCGAGCAGCGGGTAGAGCCGCACAATGACTACTTCAGCACCCAGTTCTTGCTGAATTTCTCCATCCTGGGCACCCACACTGTCACCGTGGAGGCGTCGGTGGTGGACGAGAGTGGCACCGAGTGGAAGACGGGGCCCAAGACAACGGTGTCGGTTAAATCCCTGGAGGATCCTTACTCCCAGCAGCTCCGCcacctgcagcaacagcagcagcagcaacagcagccgccgccgccgccgatTGCACCCCCGCCTGCTCCTCAGAGGGCAGCGTACTCCCGCTTCTAG